A stretch of DNA from Virgibacillus proomii:
TCTTGATTCTTCTCATTGTTTTTTGGTATATATAGCACGTTACTGAGCATTGACATATAGCATGTTTTGCTTATTTTTTGCCGTACATTTTTGTGACATTATATAATTCGATGGGAACAAAGGTTCTAATTAAGTGAATCCTAATTTTTAAATGCATCACAACTTTTTTAAAATCCCCCTCTTCTTTGTTGAATGAGGGGATTGTTTTATTTCGCGTAACGTATCCGAGTAATTGGTATTAAAACCCTCCAAGAACAATAGGAACTGCATGTGTACCTCCTAAATAAAAGGTTCGAATAGACTTGCTGTCTTGCCTTTAAAAGCTTCCTCTAAGGCGATAATGCTTTCTATGCTTTTCTGGACGTTTTTAATCTGATTATGTAGTTGTTCTAGCTGCGCTAATGTTTTGTCGATAAAGCTATGACATTCCCCTACATAAAGCGCCTTAATGGCCATCT
This window harbors:
- a CDS encoding T7SS effector LXG polymorphic toxin — its product is MAIKALYVGECHSFIDKTLAQLEQLHNQIKNVQKSIESIIALEEAFKGKTASLFEPFI